From a single Kitasatospora sp. NBC_00458 genomic region:
- a CDS encoding (2,3-dihydroxybenzoyl)adenylate synthase has protein sequence MSLYPEDAAARYRAAGHWTGETLDAMIRRHAASAPERIAVTDGDRHWSYAELDARADRLAAGMLARGLRKGDRVVLQLPNVAEFFEVFFGAMRAGVVPVMGLPAHRRAEISYFCEFAEAKALFIADRHEGFDHRELAAEVCAAVPGLGEVFVVGDPGRFTPLAELRADAPVPPADPPHSGDLAFLQLSGGSTGLPKLIPRSHDDYLYSVRESAVICELSPATVYLCALPAAHNFPLSSPGTLGAFHAGGRVVLAPEPSPGTALALIAREGVTITGVVPPLALAWAQAAPGSGHDLSSLELIQVGGAKLSEQAARRLGPALGCRLQQVFGMAEGLVNYTRPEDSEETVLTTQGRPISPDDEIRIVDDEDVDLPEGTTGHLLTRGPYTIRGYWRAPEHNARSFTADGFYRTGDLVRRTPTGHLVVEGRAKDQINRGGEKVAAEEVENVLLAHPAVHDVSVVAVPDEYLGERSCAYVILRPDAERPRALDLKAFVRAAGLAGYKVPDRVEFVDAFPSTGVGKVSKKDLRTTSR, from the coding sequence ATGAGCCTCTACCCCGAGGACGCCGCCGCCCGCTACCGGGCGGCCGGCCACTGGACCGGCGAGACCCTCGACGCCATGATCCGCCGGCACGCCGCCTCGGCCCCGGAGCGGATCGCCGTCACCGACGGGGACCGGCACTGGAGCTACGCCGAACTCGACGCGCGCGCCGACCGGCTCGCCGCCGGGATGCTCGCCCGCGGGCTGCGCAAGGGCGACCGCGTCGTCCTCCAGCTCCCCAACGTGGCCGAGTTCTTCGAGGTGTTCTTCGGCGCGATGCGGGCCGGCGTCGTCCCGGTGATGGGCCTCCCGGCGCACCGCCGGGCCGAGATCTCGTACTTCTGCGAGTTCGCCGAGGCCAAGGCCCTGTTCATCGCCGACCGCCACGAGGGCTTCGACCACCGCGAGCTGGCCGCCGAGGTGTGCGCGGCCGTCCCCGGCCTCGGGGAGGTCTTCGTCGTCGGCGACCCCGGGCGGTTCACCCCGCTCGCCGAGCTGCGCGCCGACGCGCCCGTCCCGCCGGCCGACCCGCCGCACTCCGGCGACCTGGCCTTCCTCCAGCTGTCCGGCGGCAGCACCGGGCTGCCCAAGCTCATCCCCCGCAGCCACGACGACTACCTGTACAGCGTGCGCGAGTCGGCCGTCATCTGCGAACTGTCGCCCGCGACGGTGTACCTGTGCGCGCTGCCCGCGGCCCACAACTTCCCGCTCAGCTCGCCGGGCACCCTCGGCGCCTTCCACGCCGGCGGCCGCGTCGTGCTGGCGCCCGAGCCGAGCCCGGGCACCGCGCTCGCCCTGATCGCCCGCGAGGGCGTCACCATCACCGGTGTGGTGCCGCCGCTGGCCCTCGCCTGGGCGCAGGCCGCCCCCGGCAGCGGCCACGATCTGTCCAGCCTCGAACTGATCCAGGTCGGCGGCGCCAAGCTCAGCGAGCAGGCCGCCCGCCGGCTGGGCCCGGCGCTCGGCTGCCGGCTCCAGCAGGTCTTCGGGATGGCCGAGGGGCTGGTCAACTACACCCGCCCCGAGGACTCGGAGGAGACCGTCCTCACCACGCAGGGCCGTCCGATCTCGCCCGACGACGAGATCCGGATCGTCGACGACGAGGACGTCGACCTGCCCGAGGGGACCACGGGCCACCTGCTGACCCGCGGGCCCTACACCATCCGCGGCTACTGGCGGGCGCCCGAGCACAACGCGCGCTCCTTCACCGCCGACGGCTTCTACCGCACCGGCGACCTCGTCCGCCGCACGCCCACCGGCCACCTGGTCGTCGAGGGCCGGGCCAAGGACCAGATCAACCGGGGCGGCGAGAAGGTCGCCGCCGAGGAGGTCGAGAACGTCCTGCTCGCCCACCCCGCGGTGCACGACGTGTCGGTCGTCGCCGTCCCGGACGAGTACCTGGGCGAGCGCAGCTGCGCGTACGTGATCCTGCGGCCCGACGCCGAGCGGCCCCGCGCGCTCGACCTGAAGGCGTTCGTCCGCGCGGCCGGGCTCGCCGGCTACAAGGTCCCGGACCGCGTCGAGTTCGTCGACGCCTTCCCCAGCACCGGCGTCGGCAAGGTCAGCAAGAAGGACCTCCGCACCACCTCCCGCTAG
- a CDS encoding isochorismatase family protein, with translation MALPAIAPYELPGPADLPPRKVPWQVDPARAAVLVHDLQNYFLGAFPAEGPPLAPALANTARILERARAQGVPVIYSHQRGGQTPGERGLQLDFWGPGLPADAQAQGVPDVVAPAEQDVMLLKWKYSAFARTELAGLLEESGRDQLVIVGVYAHIGVMMTAADAWSRDVQAFVVGDAVADFSAEKHAEALRWAAEKCAVVLSTAELLEEK, from the coding sequence ATGGCACTGCCTGCCATCGCCCCCTACGAACTGCCCGGCCCCGCGGACCTCCCGCCGCGCAAGGTGCCGTGGCAGGTCGACCCGGCGCGGGCCGCGGTACTCGTCCACGACCTGCAGAACTACTTCCTCGGCGCGTTCCCGGCCGAGGGCCCCCCGCTGGCCCCCGCCCTGGCCAACACCGCGCGGATCCTGGAGCGGGCCCGGGCGCAGGGCGTGCCGGTGATCTACTCCCACCAGCGCGGCGGCCAGACCCCCGGGGAACGCGGCCTCCAGCTCGACTTCTGGGGGCCGGGGCTGCCCGCCGACGCGCAGGCCCAGGGCGTGCCGGACGTCGTCGCACCCGCCGAGCAGGACGTCATGCTGCTCAAGTGGAAGTACAGCGCGTTCGCCCGCACCGAGCTCGCCGGGCTGCTGGAGGAGTCCGGCCGCGACCAGCTGGTGATCGTCGGCGTCTACGCCCACATCGGCGTCATGATGACCGCGGCCGACGCGTGGTCGCGCGACGTCCAGGCCTTCGTGGTGGGCGACGCCGTCGCCGACTTCTCCGCCGAGAAGCACGCCGAGGCGCTGCGCTGGGCCGCCGAGAAGTGCGCCGTCGTCCTCAGCACCGCCGAACTCCTGGAGGAGAAGTGA
- a CDS encoding ABC transporter ATP-binding protein: MTTTGERLHTEKVTLRYGDRAIATDLSVAVPDDSFTVIVGPNACGKSTLLRAFARLLKPASGRVLLDGEQIGALPAKELARRLGLLPQSSTAPDGITVADLVARGRYPHQGLFRQWSQEDERIVAESMAATNVDALADRFVDELSGGQRQRVWLAMAIAQQTPLLLLDEPTTFLDIAHQVEVLDLCARLHQEQGRTLVAVLHDLNQATRYATHLIAMRDGAVVAEGVPSEIITADLVERVFDLPCQIIEDPQTGTPLVVPLAPVRRGPVR, translated from the coding sequence GTGACCACCACCGGCGAGCGGCTGCACACCGAGAAGGTGACGCTGCGGTACGGCGACCGCGCCATCGCCACCGACCTGTCGGTGGCGGTGCCGGACGACTCGTTCACCGTGATCGTCGGCCCCAACGCCTGCGGCAAGTCGACCCTGCTGCGGGCGTTCGCCCGGCTGCTCAAGCCCGCCTCGGGGCGGGTGCTCCTGGACGGCGAGCAGATCGGGGCGCTGCCCGCCAAGGAGCTGGCCCGCCGGCTCGGCCTGCTCCCGCAGAGCTCCACCGCCCCGGACGGCATCACCGTCGCCGACCTCGTCGCCCGCGGCCGGTACCCCCACCAGGGCCTGTTCCGGCAGTGGTCGCAGGAGGACGAGCGGATCGTCGCCGAGTCGATGGCGGCCACCAACGTCGACGCCCTCGCCGACCGCTTCGTGGACGAGCTCTCCGGCGGCCAGCGCCAGCGGGTGTGGCTCGCCATGGCGATCGCGCAGCAGACCCCGCTGCTGCTGCTCGACGAGCCGACCACCTTCCTGGACATCGCGCACCAGGTCGAGGTGCTCGACCTCTGCGCGCGCCTGCACCAGGAGCAGGGCCGCACCCTGGTCGCCGTCCTGCACGACCTCAACCAGGCCACCCGGTACGCCACCCACCTGATCGCCATGCGCGACGGCGCGGTGGTCGCGGAGGGCGTGCCCTCCGAGATCATCACCGCCGACCTGGTCGAGCGGGTCTTCGACCTGCCCTGCCAGATCATCGAGGACCCGCAGACCGGCACCCCGCTGGTCGTCCCGCTGGCCCCCGTACGCCGCGGCCCGGTCCGGTGA